Proteins encoded within one genomic window of Couchioplanes caeruleus:
- a CDS encoding DUF5522 domain-containing protein, with translation MDEPAPRPLTEPHPSRLAPGHPRRTEILAAHAAALEAGQAGYPDPQTGLFVLTAGFLAKRGTCCGRGCRHCPYVDGV, from the coding sequence GTGGACGAACCCGCCCCGCGCCCCCTGACCGAGCCGCACCCGTCCCGGCTCGCTCCCGGCCATCCCCGGCGGACGGAGATCCTCGCCGCGCACGCCGCGGCGCTCGAAGCCGGCCAGGCGGGCTACCCGGACCCGCAGACCGGTCTCTTCGTGCTCACCGCCGGCTTTCTCGCCAAGCGCGGCACGTGCTGTGGGCGGGGCTGCCGTCACTGTCCGTACGTGGATGGTGTCTGA